TCGGAACATCGGTCTCGCCCAACTGGTTCGACGAGGCCAAGGAGCAGATCGCCGACGCGAGAGAGAGCGCGAGCGACAAACACGCCCGGGTTCTGCAAGTCCTCACGTGCCCCTGGTGCGGGAGCGGGCTGACGGCCCGTTCCCACATGGAGTACGACGAGGGACGGCGTCGAGTGCTGCTCTACTGTCCGCGTGCCGAAGGCGAGGACCGCTGCCCCTTCTCGCGGCGCGAATCGCCCGGTGAAGGCATCCCCGTCCTCACCGTCGACGAGGAGATCTACCGGCTCGCCCCCGCACTGCTGATCGCCACCGTGGACAAGTTCGCCCAGCTCCCGTGGAACGGTTACGCCGGGCTGCTGTTCGGCAGGGTCACCGAGCTCTGCCCACGGCATGGCTATCGCCACGACGACCTCGACGCCAAAACAGGCTGCGGAAGCCGTCACAACGCGAAGGGCGACCTCCCTGGCGTCACCGCACAGCCGGTCAACCGTCTGCGGCCCCCGGACCTGATCATCCAGGACGAGCTGCACCTGATCTCCGGCGCGCTCGGCACCATGGTCGGCCTCTTCGAGTCCGCCGTCGATCAGCTCTGCACCTGGAGCGTCACCGATGTCCGCGGTCATCACCGCGAGGTCGGTCCCAAGATCGTCGCATCCACGGCGACCACCAAACGGGCCGCGGATCAGGTGCTCGGCGTCTTCGGCCGCAAGGTCGCCGTCTTCCCACCGCAGGTCCTCGACGTCGGCGACACCTTCTTCTCCCGGCAGGTCGAACTGAGCCGTGAGAACCCCGGCCGACGCTACCTGGGCGTTTGCGCGCACGGAACCCGGCTCAAGGCGGCCGAGATCCGGGTCGCCGAGATCCTGCTCCTCGCCGGACAACAGCTCTTCGACGACTACGGCAAGCCGGCAGACCCTTATATGACTCTCGTCGGCTACTTCAACGCCACCCGCGAACTCGCGGGCATGCGCCGGTACATGGACGACGACATCACCACCCGAGTGCGCTCCAACGGCAGTCGCCGAGGCCAGGACACACTGTCCGATCGCATCGTCAGCCGAGCGGGCATGCTCAGCATCCAGGAGCTGACCTCGCGCATCTCCTCGTCCGACATCGGCGCTGCCCTCAAACGCCTGGAAATCGGCTTCGATCCGGAGCGCGACACCTCGGACCGGCGACGCGCCTTCCTGCGCGAGTACGCGACCGCCATGAAGGAGAAACGAGAACCACGCGCCGCCATGACGCCGACCGCCAGGCAAGCAGTCGATGTCGTCCTGGCCACTTCCATGCTGCAGGTCGGTGTCGACGTCTCCCGGTTCGGCCTGATGCTCGTCGTCGGTCAGCCGAAGAACACCGCTGAATACATCCAGGCGTCCTCGCGCGTCGGCCGCGATGCCAAACGCCCAGGCCTCGTCGTGACCCTGTACAACTGGTCACGTCCCCGAGACCTCGCGCACTACGAGGACTTCGAGCACTACCACGCCACGTTCTACCGTCAGGTCGAGGCACTCTCCGTCACGCCGTTCACTCGCCGGGCCCTGGACCGGGGCGTGGCCGCCACCTATGTGGCCGCGCTGCGCCAGGCGTCGTTCGAAACGTCTCGCAACCTGGATGCTCACAGTGTCGACCTTGACGGACCTATTGCCCAAGAGGTGGAACGTCGTCTGTTGGAACGCGCCGAACGCGTGGGGGGTGAGCGCCCTCGCCAGTACCTGAGTGAACGCCTGGACCGACTCAAGGACGAATGGCGCCGCAAGCGCGATGAGAACAGCTCAGCCCTCGGCTACCGCAAGGAGAAGCGCAAGACGACGATCGTGAGCGGGCTGCTGAGGAGGGCGGACGGCACCCAGTGGACCGAGCTCACCGTCGGAATGTCGATGCGCGAGACGGAGAACGAGATCAACCTTCTCCTTCCTGGCGGCGGAGCCTTTCTCGAAGAATCCTCCGGTGGAGGACCGGACTGGAATTTCGGGGCGTCCGACACCGACTCCGATGGCGACCAGGACATGGCAGCCACCGTGGACAGCGACGAGTTCGGACCCGCCACTGCCGATGCGGCCAAGAAAGGACAGCGATGAGCACCAACGGCAACCGCAGGGTCGGCGCCGTCCGTCCCAGCCACCTCATGTTCACCGCCGGTATCGGCTCCCTCGTAGATCTGCCGAACTTCTCGGTTCTCGTCAAGGGGCTCGACTCCTGGAGCTACTCCGGCATCACCGACTACGACATCGACGAACCTCGGCTGCGAGCCGCCGTCAACCGATCCCTCCAGCGCTACGGGCGTGGACAGGTCGAACAGTTGCGGGCCGCCCCTTGGCTGGAGGGCGGGGACACGGACCCCAAGGGATGGGCCGCGCAGGGGGTGGGGGTGCCCGTCACGCCGTTTCCCCAATGGCTGCGTTGCACGGCCTGCAATGTGCTGGCCGCGGTCGACTCGGCCGAGTTCACCTTCATCAACTCCAATCCGCGAACGCCGCACGAGGCGAAGTTCGTCCACGACTGCAAGCGGGGGAAGCCTCTCGCGGTGGCTGCTCGATTCACCCTGGTCTGCACCAGGGGTCATCTCGATGAGTTTCCCTACACGGCATACGTCCACCACGGGCAGTCCTGTACCAAGACGCCCCGCCCCAAGTTGCGAATGAAGGACCATGGCGGCAACCAGGCCGCCAACGTGACCATCGAATGCGTAGCCTGCGGTGCGAAGCGCAATATCCGTGAGGCGATGGGCGAGCGTGGCCGGCACAACCTGCCCCGGTGCCGAGGACGTCACCCGCACTTGGGTACGTACGCGACGAACGGTTGCGATCAGGATTCGGTTTTGATGGTCGCCGGCGCGTCCAATCAGTGGTTCCCGCTCACTCTCAGCGCCCTGGCCTTGCCCAAGGGGCAGGGCGGGGACATCGACAAGCTGCTCGACGAACACTGGCCCGACCTGCAAGTCATTGGCGATCGCAACCAGTTTGACTTCATGGCCAGTATGCCCAAATTCGGGTTTCTCAAGGAGTTCGACGCTGACGCGGTTGTCGCGGCGATCGTGTCGCGTAAGCAGGGAGTCGATGCTCCGGCTCCCTCCGCGCCCGATGTCCAGGCCGACCTGTTCGGCCCTGAATGGGACGCGTTGTCCGGTCCTGTTCCACTGCCCAGTGATGACTTTGCCTTGAGGCAGGTTTCCGTGCGGACCCCTCTGGACGACCTCTTCTCCGACATCCGCCAGGTCGAGCGGTTGCGTGAGGCGCGTGCGCTGATCGGATTCACCCGGCTCGATGCCCCCGACCCCGAGTCGCCGGAGATCGCCGACCGAGTGGACCTGTCACGTGGCGTGCTGAACTGGGTTCCGGCCAGCGAGGTGCGCGGTGAAGGCATCTTTGTGCGCGTGCGGGACGACCTCATGGCCGACTGGGTGGCGCGTGTGGAGAAGTCGCCGCAGATGGAGGCGCACAGGGAGGCTTTCGGCCGCTTCCGCGCTAACCGGAAGTCGGACCGCAAGACGAGCGACTTCAACCCCTACTACGGCTGGCCCGGGGCGAGGTACATCGCACTGCACACCCTTTCTCACCTGTTGATCCGTACGATCGCCCTCGAATGTGGATACAACTCGGCCTCACTCGCCGAGCGGATCTATGCGGGAGATGAACAGAACCCGAAGACGGGTCTCCTCATCTACACGGCTGTTCCGGACTCGGAAGGCACGCTGGGTGGTCTTGTTTCCCTTGCCGAGGAGCGTGAGTTCGACCGGATCTTCCGACGTGCCCTGGCTGATGCCGCGCATTGCTCGGCAGACCCACTCTGCTCCGAGCGGCTGCCGCACGACCCGAGCGACTATCTGCACGGTGCCGCGTGCCATGTCTGC
This portion of the Streptomyces mirabilis genome encodes:
- the drmA gene encoding DISARM system helicase DrmA, translating into MRDGLVTYVRRDLQGPWDGEIETLTSASSGPRDRYLVGMIGPQPQAVTGEEIAVAAAQSADGDSGDEQEGDDGGPGDRLTPQAAGHIWASSMGLSFTVPASVGTLSAHVRWGRYTQSEEVTDRGTTRRVWSREPIEHPVDIDVTSMAGRIVELEREAVVLDVQVRQHVGRAGAEELRVVELTLVNRQQDSREARDAHWLFQTEIDITAFPDDQAAIFLPVDDPLDLANRGDAPEDSEDRRLRLLYRDSLSHAKGRNVAVHAHVRDGERNAHRLTTTWLPEYDVRATTAPTLEEQDLLRGLELGMDELAALAVPARRNELSAALAPLADGYGTWLEQQRREARSLPEDLRESAGVAIEQALEICDRITLGIDRLVADDVALDAFRFANRAMALQRRNTAIAAVRAGREDDNSSYQEAYDEVYAKGKEAASWRPFQLAFVLLNLDSLTQPGHAHRGTGREALVDLLFFPTGGGKTEAYLGLAAYTFALRRLQGILGWGIDARSGEAGVGVLMRYTLRLLTAQQFQRAAALVSACEVLRREEFARDVRWGATPFRIGLWVGTSVSPNWFDEAKEQIADARESASDKHARVLQVLTCPWCGSGLTARSHMEYDEGRRRVLLYCPRAEGEDRCPFSRRESPGEGIPVLTVDEEIYRLAPALLIATVDKFAQLPWNGYAGLLFGRVTELCPRHGYRHDDLDAKTGCGSRHNAKGDLPGVTAQPVNRLRPPDLIIQDELHLISGALGTMVGLFESAVDQLCTWSVTDVRGHHREVGPKIVASTATTKRAADQVLGVFGRKVAVFPPQVLDVGDTFFSRQVELSRENPGRRYLGVCAHGTRLKAAEIRVAEILLLAGQQLFDDYGKPADPYMTLVGYFNATRELAGMRRYMDDDITTRVRSNGSRRGQDTLSDRIVSRAGMLSIQELTSRISSSDIGAALKRLEIGFDPERDTSDRRRAFLREYATAMKEKREPRAAMTPTARQAVDVVLATSMLQVGVDVSRFGLMLVVGQPKNTAEYIQASSRVGRDAKRPGLVVTLYNWSRPRDLAHYEDFEHYHATFYRQVEALSVTPFTRRALDRGVAATYVAALRQASFETSRNLDAHSVDLDGPIAQEVERRLLERAERVGGERPRQYLSERLDRLKDEWRRKRDENSSALGYRKEKRKTTIVSGLLRRADGTQWTELTVGMSMRETENEINLLLPGGGAFLEESSGGGPDWNFGASDTDSDGDQDMAATVDSDEFGPATADAAKKGQR
- a CDS encoding DUF1998 domain-containing protein, with the protein product MSTNGNRRVGAVRPSHLMFTAGIGSLVDLPNFSVLVKGLDSWSYSGITDYDIDEPRLRAAVNRSLQRYGRGQVEQLRAAPWLEGGDTDPKGWAAQGVGVPVTPFPQWLRCTACNVLAAVDSAEFTFINSNPRTPHEAKFVHDCKRGKPLAVAARFTLVCTRGHLDEFPYTAYVHHGQSCTKTPRPKLRMKDHGGNQAANVTIECVACGAKRNIREAMGERGRHNLPRCRGRHPHLGTYATNGCDQDSVLMVAGASNQWFPLTLSALALPKGQGGDIDKLLDEHWPDLQVIGDRNQFDFMASMPKFGFLKEFDADAVVAAIVSRKQGVDAPAPSAPDVQADLFGPEWDALSGPVPLPSDDFALRQVSVRTPLDDLFSDIRQVERLREARALIGFTRLDAPDPESPEIADRVDLSRGVLNWVPASEVRGEGIFVRVRDDLMADWVARVEKSPQMEAHREAFGRFRANRKSDRKTSDFNPYYGWPGARYIALHTLSHLLIRTIALECGYNSASLAERIYAGDEQNPKTGLLIYTAVPDSEGTLGGLVSLAEEREFDRIFRRALADAAHCSADPLCSERLPHDPSDYLHGAACHVCLFVSETTCERGNRFLDRRFLVPLSGDKDQVLTPVSLLP